The following are encoded together in the Flavobacterium haoranii genome:
- the rpoN gene encoding RNA polymerase factor sigma-54, whose protein sequence is MLKQNLQLKLSQKLSPQQIQLMKLIQLPTQAFEQRLQEELVENPALESGKEENVDFDEYGDNSVDDYDDYDNEHIDANDINIDEYLSNDETPDYKYQSNNYSDDDEDRSMPFVAGVTFHQDLLNQLNTFILNDTEKEIAEFLVGSIDDTGYIRRTVQDMVDDMAFTQGIYTDETTVQNILKHIVQELEPSGVGARDLQECLLLQLKHKTPTESVELAIDIIENQFDAFTKKHYDKLIQKYEVSKEQLRKAIDEIEKLNPKPGSGFTGNQKPIEHIVPDFTIRIVDGELELSLNGRNAPELHVSKDYQEMLQSYKVTNEKSSAQKDAVQFIKQKLDSAKWFIDAIKQRQETLFVTMNAIMHYQEEYFLDGDETKLKPMILKDIADLVGLDISTISRVANSKYVETPYGTKLIKDFFSEAMKNTEGEDVSTIEIKKILQNVIDEEDKRKPLPDDKLAEILKEKGYPIARRTVAKYREQLDIPVARLRKKYN, encoded by the coding sequence ATGTTAAAACAAAATTTACAACTTAAACTTTCTCAAAAATTATCTCCTCAGCAAATTCAATTAATGAAATTGATTCAATTGCCTACACAAGCTTTTGAACAACGTTTACAAGAAGAATTAGTTGAAAATCCTGCACTTGAAAGTGGTAAGGAAGAAAATGTAGATTTTGACGAATATGGAGATAATTCGGTTGATGATTATGACGATTATGACAATGAACATATCGATGCGAATGATATTAATATAGACGAATACTTAAGTAACGACGAAACTCCTGATTATAAATACCAAAGTAATAATTACAGCGATGACGACGAAGACAGAAGTATGCCTTTTGTTGCTGGAGTTACATTTCATCAAGATTTACTAAACCAACTTAACACTTTCATTTTAAACGATACCGAAAAAGAAATTGCTGAGTTTTTAGTAGGCAGTATTGATGATACAGGTTACATAAGAAGAACCGTGCAAGACATGGTAGACGATATGGCTTTTACGCAAGGTATTTATACAGATGAAACTACGGTACAAAATATTTTAAAACATATTGTACAAGAACTGGAACCATCTGGTGTGGGTGCAAGAGATTTACAAGAATGTTTATTATTACAATTAAAGCACAAAACTCCTACAGAATCTGTTGAACTAGCCATTGATATTATAGAAAATCAATTTGATGCTTTTACAAAAAAGCATTATGATAAACTGATTCAAAAATATGAGGTTTCTAAAGAGCAACTTCGAAAAGCAATTGATGAAATTGAAAAATTAAATCCAAAACCAGGAAGTGGCTTTACAGGAAACCAAAAACCTATTGAACACATAGTTCCTGACTTTACCATTAGAATTGTTGATGGAGAGTTAGAACTTTCTTTAAACGGAAGAAATGCTCCAGAACTACACGTTTCTAAGGATTACCAAGAAATGCTGCAAAGTTACAAGGTAACCAATGAAAAATCTTCGGCGCAAAAAGATGCTGTTCAATTTATAAAACAAAAATTAGATTCGGCAAAATGGTTTATTGATGCTATTAAACAACGTCAAGAAACACTTTTTGTAACCATGAATGCCATTATGCATTATCAAGAAGAGTATTTTTTAGATGGAGACGAAACAAAGCTAAAACCTATGATATTAAAAGATATCGCAGATTTAGTTGGTCTTGATATTTCTACAATTTCTAGGGTTGCCAATAGTAAATATGTCGAAACACCTTATGGTACTAAACTAATTAAAGATTTCTTTAGTGAAGCCATGAAAAACACTGAAGGTGAAGATGTTTCTACTATTGAAATTAAAAAAATATTACAAAATGTAATTGACGAAGAAGATAAACGCAAACCTTTACCTGACGATAAATTAGCCGAAATTTTAAAAGAAAAAGGTTATCCAATTGCCCGAAGAACAGTAGCTAAATATAGAGAACAGCTCGATATTCCTGTGGCTCGTTTAAGAAAAAAATATAACTAA
- a CDS encoding porin family protein encodes MKKYFFIISFFTVFFSFSQDDKNAPYKVVDSLFREDQFYVSISYNLVQNRPSGFKQFGFSQGFSGGFLRDFPLSKDRNWAIAPGFGYSYNNIKQFINSDILIPDSGTSENIKTTIITHGIDIPLEIRWRNASPLSHKFWRIYAGIKATYVLNAKLKFESSFGNDKENILSNVNRWQYGAYLSVGYNTWNPYIYYGLNPVFKDGTNRLSNFNLGFIFYIL; translated from the coding sequence GTGAAGAAATACTTTTTTATAATTTCTTTTTTTACAGTCTTTTTTTCTTTTTCTCAAGATGATAAAAATGCTCCTTACAAAGTGGTTGATTCATTATTTAGAGAAGATCAGTTTTATGTTTCTATTAGTTACAATTTAGTACAAAATAGACCAAGTGGTTTTAAGCAATTTGGTTTTTCTCAAGGATTTTCTGGAGGTTTCTTGAGAGATTTTCCATTGTCGAAAGATAGAAATTGGGCAATTGCTCCCGGATTTGGCTATTCTTATAACAATATCAAACAATTTATTAACTCAGATATTTTAATTCCCGATTCTGGAACTTCCGAGAATATTAAAACTACAATTATCACACACGGTATCGATATTCCTCTTGAAATTAGATGGAGAAATGCGTCACCTTTAAGTCACAAATTTTGGAGAATTTATGCAGGAATAAAAGCAACCTATGTGCTAAATGCAAAATTAAAATTTGAATCCTCTTTCGGGAATGACAAAGAAAACATTCTAAGTAATGTCAATAGATGGCAATATGGAGCTTATTTGTCAGTTGGTTATAATACTTGGAACCCTTACATTTATTATGGTTTAAATCCTGTTTTTAAAGATGGAACTAATCGTTTGTCAAATTTTAATCTTGGATTTATATTTTATATTTTATAA
- a CDS encoding ExbD/TolR family protein — MSKFKKKKSGALPAISTASLPDIVFMLLFFFMTATTMKDSDLMIENRLPKANQTAKLHKKQYVMYIYAGKAKDNYKSTLGSSDRIQLNDKISSVADIRNFVITERASRNSEDEKYLTASLKIDREVKMGLVQDIKQELRKVDQLKVNYTTNQGNPVD; from the coding sequence ATGTCTAAATTTAAAAAGAAAAAATCAGGAGCACTTCCTGCCATTTCAACAGCATCATTACCTGATATTGTATTTATGCTATTGTTCTTTTTCATGACCGCTACGACAATGAAAGATAGTGATTTAATGATTGAGAATAGATTACCGAAAGCCAATCAAACGGCTAAACTGCATAAAAAACAATATGTTATGTATATTTATGCTGGTAAAGCAAAAGATAATTACAAGTCTACTTTAGGATCGTCAGATCGTATTCAATTAAACGACAAGATATCTTCAGTAGCAGATATTCGTAACTTCGTAATTACTGAGAGAGCTTCTCGTAATTCTGAAGACGAAAAATATTTAACAGCTTCTTTGAAAATAGACAGAGAAGTAAAAATGGGACTTGTTCAAGATATTAAACAAGAACTACGTAAAGTTGATCAATTAAAGGTTAACTATACAACTAATCAAGGGAATCCTGTAGATTAA
- a CDS encoding ExbD/TolR family protein, producing MAKREAPEVNAGSMADIAFLLLIFFLVTTTIGVDQGINRLLPRYEENPQPPVDINERNILRVLVNKDNQLLVNEQVMNIKDLRQAAIEFLENNGDGSCAYCQGKRVSNSSDNPEKAVISVMNDGQTSYETYIAVQNELVAAYYFLRDRESKRRYGVSFSEMEYIYNDPASKATEGLVEELEPKVKKIQELFPMRLSEAEPKKNY from the coding sequence ATGGCTAAAAGAGAAGCACCAGAGGTAAATGCCGGTTCAATGGCAGATATTGCTTTCCTGCTTTTGATTTTCTTCTTGGTTACTACAACTATTGGAGTAGATCAAGGGATTAACCGTCTTTTGCCTAGATATGAAGAAAACCCACAGCCTCCTGTAGATATTAATGAAAGAAATATCTTAAGAGTATTGGTAAACAAAGACAATCAATTACTTGTAAACGAGCAAGTAATGAATATCAAAGATTTACGTCAGGCTGCTATTGAATTCTTAGAAAACAATGGAGATGGGTCTTGTGCATATTGTCAAGGTAAAAGAGTTTCTAACTCTTCGGATAATCCTGAAAAAGCTGTAATTTCTGTAATGAATGATGGTCAAACTTCTTATGAAACATATATAGCTGTACAAAATGAATTGGTTGCAGCGTATTATTTCTTAAGAGATAGAGAAAGCAAAAGAAGATATGGGGTTTCATTTAGTGAAATGGAATACATTTACAACGACCCAGCTTCTAAAGCTACTGAAGGTTTAGTAGAGGAATTAGAACCGAAGGTTAAAAAGATTCAAGAGTTATTTCCAATGCGTCTTTCAGAAGCAGAACCGAAAAAGAACTATTAA
- a CDS encoding asparaginase, with protein sequence MQHSKPNIMLIYTGGTIGMVKDSATGALKAFDFNKLLKNIPELKLLDCSIETISFEHPIDSSNMNVVHWQKMATIIEENYSKFDGFVLLHGSDTMSYSASALSFMLENLAKPVIFTGSQLPIGDLRTDAKENLITAIQIASLQEKGKPVIQEVGLYFEYKLYRGNRTTKISAEHFNAFTSPNFPELAESGVHLKITSDVLLKQKKPVKLKVNKDFDENVLILKLFPGINKTTLEAVLSVPNLKGIILETYGSGNAPSEEWFLKEIKKAIKNNIYVINVTQCSGGSVAMGKYETSTALKKIGVISGRDITTEAAITKLMYLLGQKVSNNVFKTIFETSLRGEMN encoded by the coding sequence ATGCAACATTCTAAGCCAAATATAATGTTGATTTATACCGGTGGTACTATTGGTATGGTAAAAGATAGTGCAACTGGGGCTTTAAAAGCTTTTGATTTTAATAAATTACTAAAAAATATTCCCGAGTTAAAACTTTTAGATTGTTCGATTGAAACAATTTCGTTTGAACATCCTATTGATTCTTCGAATATGAATGTAGTTCATTGGCAAAAAATGGCAACTATAATCGAAGAAAATTATTCAAAATTTGATGGTTTTGTACTGCTTCATGGTTCTGATACAATGTCTTATAGTGCATCGGCTTTAAGTTTTATGTTAGAAAACTTAGCTAAACCAGTAATTTTTACAGGATCCCAATTACCAATTGGAGATTTACGTACAGATGCAAAAGAGAATTTAATTACCGCAATACAAATTGCTTCACTTCAAGAAAAAGGTAAACCAGTAATTCAAGAAGTTGGTTTATATTTCGAATACAAATTATATCGTGGCAATAGAACCACAAAAATCAGTGCCGAACATTTTAATGCTTTTACTTCACCAAATTTCCCTGAACTAGCTGAATCGGGAGTGCATTTAAAAATAACTTCAGATGTTTTATTGAAACAAAAGAAACCTGTAAAACTAAAGGTTAATAAAGATTTTGATGAAAATGTATTGATTCTTAAATTGTTTCCCGGCATTAACAAAACCACATTAGAAGCGGTGCTTTCGGTGCCTAATTTAAAAGGAATTATTTTGGAAACCTATGGTTCGGGTAATGCACCTTCAGAAGAATGGTTTTTAAAAGAAATCAAAAAGGCAATAAAAAACAATATTTACGTTATAAATGTAACGCAATGTAGTGGTGGCTCAGTAGCAATGGGTAAATATGAAACAAGTACAGCACTTAAAAAGATAGGTGTAATTTCGGGTCGCGACATCACTACAGAAGCTGCTATTACTAAATTAATGTATTTATTAGGGCAAAAAGTAAGTAATAATGTTTTTAAAACCATTTTCGAGACGAGTTTAAGGGGCGAAATGAATTAA
- a CDS encoding 1-acyl-sn-glycerol-3-phosphate acyltransferase has product MSKFDAIRPFYDSEVNEAVVSSLNHPMMKAIMNFAYPGIAEEVWQEQLKRTHSIRDFQINFAYNALKKVLEKSSDGLSTSGFENLEPNTSYLFISNHRDIILDTSLLNVSLYDHGLLMTASAIGDNLVQKDFLLKLSKLNRNFLIQRGLSPRELLMSSKLVSEFMYQLLAKENRSVWVAQKEGRTKDGNDATHQGVLKMIAMASDEKNCMDYFKKLRIVPVSISYEYDPTDALKMPQLLAEARDEVYKKEKNEDFVNLMSGIVGQKKRIHIHVGKILNEELESIKNECDNSNKQIQALAQVIDDSILQSYKLWPTNFIAYDILYNTDKFSSHYTSKERQVFERRLELRIDADHKEMVESFLTMYANPVVNKLKYTDATF; this is encoded by the coding sequence ATGTCAAAATTTGATGCAATTCGTCCGTTTTATGATTCAGAAGTGAATGAAGCTGTTGTTTCTTCGCTCAATCATCCTATGATGAAAGCTATTATGAATTTTGCTTATCCTGGAATAGCTGAAGAGGTTTGGCAAGAGCAATTAAAACGCACGCATTCCATTCGTGATTTCCAAATTAATTTTGCTTATAATGCTTTAAAAAAAGTATTAGAAAAGAGTTCTGATGGTTTATCAACTTCAGGTTTTGAAAATTTAGAACCTAATACTTCTTATCTTTTTATTTCGAATCATCGCGATATTATTTTAGACACATCATTGTTAAATGTCTCTTTATACGATCACGGATTGTTAATGACGGCATCGGCAATTGGTGATAATTTGGTTCAAAAAGACTTTCTTTTAAAACTATCAAAACTTAATAGAAATTTTCTTATTCAAAGAGGACTTTCACCTCGAGAACTTTTAATGAGCTCGAAATTGGTTTCAGAATTTATGTATCAATTATTGGCAAAAGAAAATCGTTCGGTTTGGGTAGCACAAAAGGAAGGAAGAACAAAAGACGGAAATGATGCTACACATCAAGGTGTTTTAAAAATGATTGCAATGGCATCTGATGAAAAAAATTGCATGGATTATTTCAAGAAGTTGCGAATTGTTCCCGTTTCAATTTCCTATGAATATGATCCAACAGATGCTTTAAAAATGCCACAATTATTAGCGGAAGCAAGAGATGAAGTTTACAAAAAAGAGAAAAATGAAGATTTTGTAAACTTAATGAGTGGTATTGTAGGGCAAAAAAAGCGTATTCATATTCATGTTGGTAAAATTTTAAATGAAGAATTAGAAAGTATCAAGAATGAATGCGATAATTCAAATAAGCAAATTCAAGCTTTGGCTCAAGTAATTGATGATTCTATTTTACAATCGTATAAACTTTGGCCAACAAATTTTATTGCATACGATATACTTTATAATACAGATAAGTTTTCAAGTCATTACACAAGTAAAGAGCGACAAGTTTTTGAAAGAAGATTGGAATTGAGAATTGATGCTGATCATAAAGAAATGGTAGAAAGTTTCTTAACCATGTATGCAAATCCAGTTGTTAATAAATTAAAATATACAGATGCAACATTCTAA
- a CDS encoding TatD family hydrolase, whose translation MILTDTHTHLYSEEFSEDRNEMITRAINAGVSRFFIPSIDSTYTKKMFDLEKQYPENVFLMMGLHPCYVKPDTFEAELAHVEKELFSRKYYAVGEIGIDLYWDKSTLEIQKIAFKKQIQWAKQLGLGINIHCRDAFDEVFEVLESEYDENLFGIFHCFTGDLEQANRVTALGMKLGIGGVATFKNGKIDQFLNQIDLQHIVLETDSPYLAPVPYRGKRNESSYTVLVAQKLAEIYQLSIEEIAQKTTQNSKDIFGI comes from the coding sequence TTGATTTTAACCGATACCCATACCCATTTATATTCTGAAGAATTTAGTGAAGATAGAAATGAAATGATTACAAGAGCAATTAACGCTGGAGTTTCTCGTTTTTTTATTCCTTCGATTGATTCAACTTATACTAAAAAAATGTTCGATTTAGAAAAGCAATATCCAGAAAATGTTTTTTTGATGATGGGATTGCATCCTTGTTATGTAAAGCCTGATACTTTTGAAGCCGAACTTGCACATGTTGAGAAAGAATTATTTTCGAGAAAATATTATGCGGTAGGCGAAATTGGAATTGATTTGTATTGGGATAAATCTACTTTGGAGATTCAAAAAATTGCATTTAAAAAGCAAATTCAATGGGCAAAACAATTAGGTTTAGGTATCAATATTCATTGTAGAGATGCTTTTGATGAAGTTTTTGAAGTTTTAGAAAGCGAATATGATGAAAATTTATTCGGAATTTTTCATTGCTTTACTGGCGATTTAGAACAAGCTAATAGAGTAACAGCCTTAGGTATGAAATTAGGAATTGGTGGTGTGGCAACTTTTAAGAATGGGAAAATAGATCAATTTTTGAATCAGATTGATTTACAACATATTGTTTTAGAAACCGATTCGCCATATTTAGCTCCTGTGCCATATCGTGGTAAAAGAAACGAAAGCAGTTATACTGTTTTAGTAGCCCAAAAATTAGCTGAAATTTACCAACTTTCTATTGAGGAAATTGCACAAAAAACTACTCAAAATTCAAAAGACATTTTCGGAATTTAA
- a CDS encoding RCC1 domain-containing protein, protein MNKLDQGCYWRGICLAIRDNGALWAWGNNNFGQLGDGTTVNKIVPTQIGTDTSWLKIAAGNGFSLATKMNGTLWTWGNNSDGQLGNGTTNNAIVPTQIGTDNDWADVAAGYNHSVGKKLNGLLLTWGNNTYGQLGDGTNVNRLAPVSVFDQVENIDAGWNYTVGTITTYGNMFYTGQNNFGQLGDGTTNNSNFISVTNSNNHKLISAGAYHTFSLNNDDSLSACGLNGQGRLGDGTTNNSSNLILLECPTNTLSNENFDSVLKVNIYPNPVNNILNVDFIGDFAIVSVYNMIGQEVLIKKFEKNERSIDVSNLLPGTYFVRVMINDAIKTIKLIKQ, encoded by the coding sequence ATCAACAAACTGGATCAGGGTTGCTACTGGCGAGGGATTTGTTTAGCAATAAGAGATAATGGTGCACTTTGGGCTTGGGGAAATAATAATTTCGGTCAATTAGGTGATGGAACCACTGTTAATAAAATAGTGCCTACACAAATTGGAACAGATACTAGTTGGTTAAAAATTGCCGCAGGAAATGGTTTCTCATTAGCAACTAAAATGAATGGTACACTTTGGACATGGGGTAACAATTCTGATGGTCAACTTGGAAATGGAACGACTAATAACGCAATAGTTCCAACTCAAATAGGCACAGATAATGACTGGGCTGATGTAGCTGCTGGATACAATCATTCTGTGGGTAAAAAGTTAAACGGACTTCTTCTTACATGGGGAAATAATACTTACGGACAACTTGGAGATGGTACCAATGTTAATCGATTAGCGCCAGTTTCAGTTTTTGATCAAGTAGAAAATATAGATGCCGGATGGAATTATACAGTTGGAACTATCACTACTTATGGAAACATGTTTTACACTGGGCAAAATAATTTTGGACAATTAGGAGATGGAACAACTAATAATTCTAATTTTATTAGTGTAACAAACTCCAATAATCATAAGCTAATTTCTGCAGGAGCATATCATACTTTTTCATTAAACAATGATGATTCTTTGAGTGCTTGTGGATTAAACGGACAAGGAAGATTAGGTGATGGAACAACAAATAATAGTTCCAATTTAATTTTACTTGAGTGTCCTACGAATACATTATCAAATGAAAATTTTGATTCAGTATTAAAGGTTAATATTTATCCAAATCCTGTAAACAATATTTTAAATGTTGATTTTATTGGAGATTTTGCAATTGTTTCAGTTTACAATATGATAGGTCAAGAAGTTTTAATCAAAAAATTTGAAAAAAATGAAAGGTCTATTGATGTTTCAAATTTATTACCAGGAACATACTTTGTTCGAGTAATGATAAATGACGCTATTAAAACAATAAAATTGATTAAACAATAG
- a CDS encoding fibronectin type III domain-containing protein → MKRTITLFCLLAFLCFIPNAVAQCTTAPNGIFPSNAFTPSCNGNYETITNQGWTGEYSNVNVIANKQYSFSSSVTTDYITITNDSGTVVYASGTQPVMWDSGSTTGVIRYYLHSNASCGSEQVNRSRYIRCADASNCAPPSNLVVSNITSNSCKMTWTAASPVPSTNYDIYIVTTNSAPNANSTPTLFTTTNLTTTLYLNIAAGTTYYYWIRSNCGATTGMWVSGGSFTSPAALTCNGAIYGLYPNATFTPACTGSTEQIVADAYAGEYSNVNVLSNKEYTFTSSVSTDYITITNADGTVVLASGQTPLVWDSIATSGVIRYFLHSNANCGTQETNRVRSIKCQDSTPPCNPPGQFWADNITATTAVLNWTSVTPTPDTYLYLYNTEPTIGGIDGNTTSTSTNIDNLSPNTDYHWWVASVCGNDQTQWVYCGSFTTLSNASGCWETISAGYTHSVGIKTDGTLWAWGDNGYGQLGDGTTIAKSSPTQIGTANNWQSVSASGGFTLAIKADGTLWAWGNNTFGQLGDGTTTNKITPTQIGTSTNWIRVATGEGFV, encoded by the coding sequence ATGAAAAGAACAATTACTCTATTTTGCCTATTGGCATTTTTATGTTTCATTCCTAATGCTGTTGCACAATGTACTACTGCACCGAATGGAATATTTCCAAGTAATGCATTTACACCAAGCTGTAATGGAAACTATGAGACAATAACTAATCAAGGTTGGACTGGCGAATACAGCAATGTGAATGTAATTGCAAACAAACAATATTCGTTCTCAAGCTCAGTTACAACTGATTATATTACAATTACTAATGATTCAGGAACTGTTGTTTATGCTAGTGGAACTCAACCTGTAATGTGGGATTCTGGAAGTACCACAGGCGTTATTCGTTATTACCTTCATTCAAATGCTAGTTGTGGTAGTGAACAAGTGAATAGGTCACGCTATATTCGATGTGCGGATGCGTCAAACTGCGCACCACCTTCAAATCTAGTGGTATCAAATATAACATCCAATTCTTGTAAAATGACTTGGACAGCTGCATCACCAGTGCCTTCTACTAATTATGATATTTATATAGTTACTACAAATAGTGCTCCTAATGCAAATTCTACTCCTACGTTATTTACTACAACTAACTTAACTACCACTTTATATTTAAATATTGCAGCAGGCACAACCTATTACTATTGGATACGCTCTAACTGTGGTGCTACAACTGGAATGTGGGTTTCTGGTGGGAGTTTTACTTCGCCAGCTGCTTTAACTTGTAATGGTGCTATTTATGGATTGTACCCTAATGCAACTTTTACTCCTGCTTGTACAGGAAGTACTGAACAAATCGTTGCAGATGCTTACGCTGGAGAATATTCAAATGTAAATGTTTTGTCAAATAAAGAATATACTTTTACAAGTTCTGTATCTACTGATTACATTACCATCACCAATGCAGATGGGACGGTGGTTTTAGCAAGTGGACAAACACCTTTGGTTTGGGATTCTATTGCAACATCTGGAGTTATTAGATATTTTTTACATTCAAATGCTAATTGTGGTACTCAAGAAACAAACAGAGTTCGTTCAATAAAATGTCAGGATAGCACTCCGCCTTGTAATCCTCCTGGACAATTTTGGGCAGATAATATTACAGCAACAACTGCAGTACTTAACTGGACATCTGTGACGCCAACACCTGACACATATTTGTATTTATATAATACCGAACCTACAATTGGTGGAATCGATGGCAATACAACTTCAACTTCAACTAATATTGACAACTTATCTCCAAATACAGATTATCATTGGTGGGTTGCTTCTGTTTGTGGTAACGATCAAACACAATGGGTGTATTGTGGCTCATTCACAACACTTTCAAACGCATCAGGCTGTTGGGAAACTATCAGTGCAGGTTACACTCATTCAGTAGGAATAAAGACCGATGGAACATTATGGGCTTGGGGAGATAATGGTTATGGACAGTTGGGAGATGGAACAACAATTGCCAAAAGTAGTCCAACTCAAATAGGCACAGCGAATAATTGGCAAAGTGTTTCAGCAAGTGGTGGTTTTACTTTAGCAATAAAAGCAGATGGAACATTATGGGCTTGGGGGAATAATACCTTTGGTCAATTAGGTGACGGAACAACAACAAATAAAATCACTCCAACACAAATAGGGACATCAACAAACTGGATCAGGGTTGCTACTGGCGAGGGATTTGTTTAG
- a CDS encoding helix-turn-helix domain-containing protein, with amino-acid sequence MHKFTFSIILSLFINLIFAQELSESEINITRSIQENLISNPEKAYAQAIEISNSKNELFRFYGKYYEANYFYNKSEFTHSKKILIAVIEDIEKSEIDKMSKVYQDLLSMCVNKLFYIHKNLGEYDLALFYLDKYKNSVPNNHFNAQYGSIKVAMGDYVNGIALLKRELKTSHHLKLGVGEKKVMNKKLFADKYNIIGEAYQKYYIQSKKTVLLDSANHYFNVAATMMLQDNFQPEYTKALLSMREAKSAALAGNYEKSLSLYRKRKKYPIIQDNIRTEQLFDLGMADCFYNLKQIDSSLFYCKKYIEGYKITKVSNENLLMAYNIMTQCYNEKNDTKNAYSYAKKSLELIQSIEGIKSKSLNFLHNYDLNKIKEESNKVIASKNYFKISLFGILILFAVVVCSFYYYYKNQKEKHYRFLKIIQNLKETHASNNNLQIDKIETQPKQSIDEDLIEKITVGLKKLEQKETFLDPNFKLAFVAKKLNTNTAYLSQYFNQVMQKTFSEYTQELRIHYVLQRLKDAPYFRKYTLQAIAEEVGYKDANTLVRVFKKQTGLSPNYYIEKLENTD; translated from the coding sequence ATGCACAAATTTACTTTTTCTATCATACTATCATTATTCATTAATTTGATATTTGCTCAAGAATTGAGTGAATCAGAAATTAATATAACCCGAAGTATTCAAGAAAATCTTATTTCAAATCCAGAAAAGGCTTACGCTCAAGCCATAGAAATTAGTAATTCTAAAAATGAATTGTTTCGTTTTTATGGTAAGTATTATGAAGCGAATTATTTTTATAACAAATCCGAGTTTACTCATTCAAAGAAAATTCTAATAGCTGTTATAGAAGATATTGAGAAAAGTGAAATTGATAAAATGAGCAAAGTATATCAAGATTTGCTAAGTATGTGTGTTAACAAACTATTTTATATTCATAAAAATTTAGGAGAATACGATTTAGCCTTGTTTTATCTTGATAAATATAAAAACAGTGTGCCTAATAATCATTTTAACGCGCAATATGGTTCCATAAAAGTAGCTATGGGCGATTATGTTAATGGAATTGCTTTACTAAAGAGAGAATTAAAAACTTCTCATCACTTAAAATTAGGAGTAGGTGAAAAAAAAGTAATGAATAAAAAACTGTTTGCAGATAAATACAATATTATTGGGGAAGCTTATCAAAAGTATTATATTCAGTCGAAGAAAACCGTGTTGTTAGATTCTGCAAATCATTATTTTAATGTAGCAGCAACAATGATGTTACAAGATAATTTTCAGCCCGAATACACCAAAGCATTATTGAGCATGCGTGAAGCAAAAAGTGCCGCTTTAGCAGGAAATTACGAGAAATCTTTATCATTATACAGAAAGCGAAAAAAGTATCCTATTATTCAGGATAATATAAGAACAGAACAATTGTTTGATTTAGGAATGGCCGATTGTTTTTATAATTTAAAACAAATTGATTCGTCACTTTTTTATTGTAAGAAATACATTGAAGGTTATAAAATAACTAAAGTTTCTAATGAAAATTTATTAATGGCATATAATATTATGACACAGTGTTATAATGAGAAGAACGATACTAAAAATGCATACAGCTATGCCAAAAAAAGCTTAGAATTAATTCAATCAATAGAGGGAATTAAAAGTAAATCTTTAAATTTTCTTCACAATTACGATTTAAACAAAATAAAAGAAGAATCAAATAAAGTTATTGCATCAAAGAATTATTTTAAAATATCGCTTTTTGGTATTTTGATTCTTTTTGCTGTAGTGGTTTGTAGTTTTTATTACTATTACAAAAATCAGAAAGAAAAACATTATCGATTTTTAAAGATTATTCAAAATTTAAAAGAAACTCATGCTTCAAATAATAATCTACAGATTGATAAAATTGAAACGCAACCAAAACAATCAATTGATGAAGATCTTATTGAAAAAATAACAGTAGGTTTAAAAAAACTAGAACAAAAAGAAACTTTTTTAGATCCTAACTTTAAGTTGGCTTTTGTAGCAAAAAAATTAAATACCAATACAGCCTATTTGTCACAATATTTTAATCAGGTAATGCAAAAAACCTTTTCAGAATATACTCAAGAATTACGAATTCATTATGTACTTCAAAGACTAAAAGATGCTCCTTATTTCCGTAAATATACTTTGCAAGCCATTGCAGAAGAAGTAGGTTATAAAGATGCTAATACACTTGTTCGCGTTTTTAAAAAGCAAACTGGACTTTCTCCTAATTATTACATTGAAAAATTAGAAAATACAGATTAA